From one Nonomuraea polychroma genomic stretch:
- a CDS encoding TetR/AcrR family transcriptional regulator: protein MSTPPTRRKPRIDAERNRDRVLEAARALFAEQGYDVQMTEVAKVAGVGVGTLYRKFPTREALIEAVAERRSAEMAAFARARCLAEADPFQALRVFLCHVGEVLADDRGMSEVIEKAMGSTEPRGETRAALLAVIAELIHRAQAGGVIRSDVTTEDVNMIVCGMAAVIRHSAGDWQRLVEIALDGLRPR, encoded by the coding sequence ATGTCAACTCCTCCCACCCGGCGTAAGCCGCGTATCGACGCCGAGCGCAACCGTGACCGTGTCCTGGAGGCGGCGCGGGCGCTGTTCGCCGAGCAGGGCTACGACGTGCAGATGACGGAGGTCGCCAAGGTTGCCGGAGTCGGAGTTGGGACCCTCTACCGGAAGTTCCCCACCCGCGAGGCCCTGATCGAGGCGGTCGCAGAGCGCAGGTCCGCCGAGATGGCGGCCTTCGCGCGGGCGCGATGCCTCGCCGAGGCGGATCCGTTCCAGGCGCTCCGCGTCTTCCTGTGCCACGTCGGAGAGGTGCTGGCGGACGATCGCGGCATGTCAGAGGTGATCGAGAAGGCTATGGGCTCGACCGAACCTCGTGGGGAGACACGCGCGGCCCTACTGGCCGTCATCGCGGAACTGATCCATCGGGCACAGGCCGGTGGCGTGATCCGATCTGATGTGACGACCGAGGACGTCAACATGATCGTTTGTGGTATGGCGGCCGTCATTCGCCATTCGGCCGGTGACTGGCAGCGGCTCGTCGAGATCGCGCTCGATGGCCTACGTCCCCGTTGA
- a CDS encoding cupin domain-containing protein — MSKDRFILLNPGEVRPARVPVPPVFGFKARTEDTEGRLSLLEVILARDIPRHVHRVADECINVLDGVLEVEFDDRVEHVAAGGFVLLPHGVPHALRRGSDHPPRVIQISTPGGWECYIEDLAEAGPDASTTDGQFDPKKLNTIAAKYEITYEEQ; from the coding sequence ATGTCGAAAGACCGTTTCATCCTGCTTAACCCCGGCGAGGTACGGCCCGCCCGTGTCCCAGTTCCACCCGTGTTCGGCTTCAAGGCGAGGACCGAGGACACCGAAGGCAGACTGTCCCTGCTGGAGGTCATCCTGGCTCGCGACATCCCCCGCCACGTCCATCGCGTCGCCGACGAATGTATCAACGTGCTCGACGGCGTGCTGGAGGTGGAGTTCGACGACCGTGTGGAGCATGTCGCCGCGGGAGGGTTCGTGCTGCTACCGCACGGTGTCCCGCACGCCCTGCGCCGAGGCTCCGACCATCCCCCGCGGGTGATACAGATCTCCACGCCAGGAGGATGGGAGTGCTACATCGAGGACCTCGCCGAGGCCGGACCGGACGCCTCCACCACTGACGGACAGTTCGACCCGAAGAAGCTCAACACCATCGCCGCCAAGTACGAGATCACCTACGAGGAGCAGTAG
- a CDS encoding IS256 family transposase produces MSTVIQASTEIDLEDAAVARKKSESSTDRELVARLVDQARAEGVELVGENGLLGRLTKLVLESALEGEITDHLGYDKHERAGSETGNSRNGTRSKTVITDVGPVEITVPRDRDGSFEPKIVRKRQRRLSGVDEMVISLAAKGLTTGEISAHLAEVYGAEVSKQTISTITDKVLDGMAEWQNRPLDAVYPVIFIDAIHVKLRDGQVANRPVYVAMAVTVDGERDILGLWAGDGGEGAKFWLHVLTEIKNRGVADALMVVCDGLKGLPQAIETVWPQAVVQTCVVHLLRASFRYAARQHWDAIAKALKPVYTAPTEAAALERFYEFAEVWGGKYPAIVKLWEDAWAEFVPFLNFDTEIRRVICSTNAIESVNARIRRAVKARGHFPNEQAALKCVYMAIMSLDPTGKGRKRWITRWKAALNAFAITFEGRLTPTTR; encoded by the coding sequence ATGAGTACTGTGATCCAGGCATCGACGGAGATCGACCTGGAGGACGCCGCGGTGGCGCGTAAGAAGTCGGAGAGCTCGACGGATCGGGAGCTGGTGGCCAGGCTGGTCGACCAGGCGCGAGCCGAAGGGGTGGAGCTGGTCGGTGAGAACGGGCTGCTGGGCCGGCTGACCAAGCTGGTGCTGGAGTCCGCTCTCGAAGGCGAGATCACCGACCATCTCGGCTACGACAAGCACGAGCGCGCTGGCAGCGAGACAGGCAACTCGCGCAACGGGACCCGGTCCAAGACCGTCATCACCGACGTCGGCCCGGTGGAGATCACCGTCCCGCGGGATCGGGACGGCAGCTTCGAGCCGAAGATCGTGCGTAAGCGGCAGCGGCGCCTGTCCGGCGTCGATGAGATGGTCATCTCGCTGGCCGCCAAGGGCCTGACCACCGGCGAGATCTCCGCGCACCTGGCCGAGGTCTACGGCGCCGAAGTCTCTAAGCAGACCATCTCCACCATCACCGACAAGGTGCTGGACGGCATGGCCGAGTGGCAGAACCGGCCGCTCGACGCCGTCTACCCGGTGATCTTCATCGATGCCATCCATGTGAAGCTGCGGGACGGCCAGGTGGCCAACCGGCCGGTCTACGTGGCGATGGCGGTCACCGTCGATGGCGAGCGCGACATCCTCGGCTTGTGGGCCGGCGACGGCGGCGAGGGCGCCAAGTTCTGGCTGCACGTGCTGACCGAGATTAAGAACCGTGGCGTCGCTGATGCGCTGATGGTGGTCTGCGACGGGCTCAAGGGGCTGCCGCAGGCCATCGAGACCGTCTGGCCGCAGGCCGTCGTCCAAACGTGCGTCGTTCACCTGCTGCGTGCCTCGTTCCGGTATGCCGCCCGCCAGCACTGGGACGCCATCGCCAAGGCGCTCAAGCCGGTCTACACCGCGCCGACCGAGGCGGCGGCGCTCGAGCGGTTCTATGAGTTCGCCGAGGTCTGGGGCGGTAAGTATCCGGCGATCGTGAAGTTGTGGGAGGACGCCTGGGCCGAGTTCGTGCCCTTCCTCAACTTCGACACCGAGATCCGCCGGGTGATCTGCTCGACCAACGCCATCGAGTCGGTCAACGCCCGTATCAGGAGGGCGGTCAAGGCCCGCGGCCACTTCCCGAACGAGCAGGCCGCGCTCAAGTGCGTCTACATGGCGATCATGAGCCTGGACCCGACCGGCAAGGGCCGCAAACGCTGGATCACCCGCTGGAAGGCCGCTCTGAACGCCTTCGCCATCACCTTCGAAGGCCGCCTGACCCCGACCACCCGATAG
- a CDS encoding serine hydrolase domain-containing protein — MTGDPALAAQVRRAAGADGYQSLSVALIEGGRTRFAGLGSADGTRPVDQRTPYELGSIAKAMTGMVLADLAEDGLSPDTLVRDLLPDAGLSAPATLAELASHRSGMPRLRLTPQIIAGALLSPYTGGDPYRGAGPETVLADAAAVKTGERGKVAYSNLGMALLGLALAEHSHTTYADLLRTRVLVPLGMTSTTALGPRDGLPPGHATGRAENGLAMDPWRAHGHAAAGGGVWSTAEDVAKLVNAVMNDTAPGADAATPRWNQNDRQRIGYGWFTTRYDNRTITWHNGATGGFTSYAGFDRATGRGVVVLSNTDKRVDALGLRLLGIERPDGENSSPAMTVVMILFTFSGLGFVVSAARARGIKRLSVTGQALWAVLLLWLTRNAGPWDAVPPVVWILGAGVLAVAIALAVLRWPRLELGHRTPVPWWSWISVVLPLVFLIMYGVAMAL; from the coding sequence GTGACTGGCGACCCTGCTCTGGCCGCCCAGGTGCGGCGCGCCGCCGGGGCCGACGGCTACCAGAGCCTGTCGGTGGCTCTGATCGAGGGCGGCCGGACCCGGTTCGCCGGGCTCGGCTCCGCCGATGGCACGCGTCCCGTCGACCAGCGAACCCCGTACGAGCTGGGCTCGATCGCCAAGGCCATGACCGGCATGGTCCTGGCGGACCTGGCCGAGGACGGTTTGTCGCCCGACACACTGGTCCGCGACCTGCTGCCGGACGCAGGCCTGTCCGCCCCTGCGACTCTGGCCGAGCTGGCCTCGCATCGCTCCGGCATGCCGCGGCTCCGCCTGACGCCCCAGATCATCGCCGGAGCCTTGCTGAGCCCGTACACCGGCGGCGATCCCTACAGGGGAGCCGGGCCGGAGACGGTGCTGGCCGACGCGGCCGCGGTCAAGACCGGCGAACGAGGCAAGGTCGCCTACTCGAACCTGGGCATGGCCCTGCTGGGCCTGGCCCTGGCCGAACATTCCCACACGACCTACGCCGACCTGCTCCGCACCCGCGTCCTCGTCCCGCTGGGCATGACGTCCACGACGGCACTCGGCCCTCGGGACGGCCTTCCGCCCGGCCACGCCACCGGCCGGGCGGAGAACGGCCTCGCCATGGACCCCTGGCGCGCCCACGGTCATGCCGCGGCGGGCGGCGGCGTGTGGTCCACTGCGGAGGACGTCGCCAAGCTGGTCAACGCCGTCATGAACGACACTGCCCCGGGCGCCGACGCCGCCACCCCGCGCTGGAACCAGAACGATCGCCAGCGCATCGGCTACGGCTGGTTCACCACCCGGTACGACAACCGGACCATCACCTGGCACAACGGCGCCACCGGCGGGTTCACCTCGTACGCGGGCTTCGACCGGGCCACCGGACGCGGTGTGGTCGTCCTTAGCAACACCGACAAGCGGGTGGACGCTTTGGGCCTGCGTCTGCTCGGCATCGAGAGACCGGACGGTGAAAACTCGTCCCCCGCCATGACCGTCGTGATGATCCTTTTCACCTTCAGCGGCCTCGGGTTCGTGGTATCAGCGGCCCGCGCTCGCGGGATCAAGCGGCTGTCGGTCACCGGCCAGGCGCTGTGGGCAGTGCTGCTGCTCTGGCTGACACGCAATGCAGGTCCATGGGATGCCGTACCGCCTGTTGTCTGGATTCTTGGGGCTGGTGTGCTGGCGGTGGCCATCGCCCTCGCCGTCCTCCGATGGCCACGCCTGGAACTCGGCCACCGTACGCCAGTGCCCTGGTGGAGTTGGATATCAGTCGTCCTGCCGCTCGTTTTTCTGATCATGTATGGAGTGGCGATGGCTCTATGA
- a CDS encoding DUF7677 family protein, whose protein sequence is MWGQGLDELAQLALQLVDAHGQLSAAFQQFTGELEMVFTIYTNVLEIDENGQVDDGYAQYRAAQWIRRYCDPTYVIDPPYE, encoded by the coding sequence TTGTGGGGCCAGGGTCTGGACGAGCTTGCGCAGCTGGCTCTCCAGCTGGTTGATGCGCACGGTCAGCTGTCGGCAGCTTTCCAGCAGTTCACGGGCGAGCTGGAGATGGTCTTCACCATCTACACCAACGTCCTGGAGATCGATGAAAACGGCCAGGTGGACGACGGATACGCCCAGTACCGGGCAGCCCAATGGATCCGCCGATACTGCGACCCCACGTACGTGATCGATCCCCCGTACGAATAG
- a CDS encoding transposase produces MRINQLESQLRKLVQTLAPQLLAIPGCGVLGAATIIGETAGVHRFRSKAAFARFTGTAPIPVWSGNSSRVRLNRGGNRRLNSALHMIAVTQTRGVGPGKAYVERLMAEGKTRTEAVRLLPRRISDVVYRTLKRTDTTASQTSDHKMAMAA; encoded by the coding sequence GTGCGCATCAACCAGCTGGAGAGCCAGCTGCGCAAGCTCGTCCAGACCCTGGCCCCACAACTGCTGGCCATCCCGGGGTGTGGCGTGCTCGGCGCGGCGACCATCATCGGGGAGACCGCGGGCGTGCACCGTTTCCGGTCCAAGGCGGCCTTCGCCCGCTTCACCGGAACCGCGCCCATCCCGGTCTGGTCGGGCAACAGCAGCCGAGTACGGCTCAACCGTGGCGGCAATCGGCGGTTGAACTCAGCGCTGCACATGATCGCCGTGACCCAGACGCGCGGCGTCGGCCCGGGCAAGGCCTACGTCGAGCGCCTGATGGCCGAGGGCAAGACCCGCACCGAGGCCGTCCGCCTGCTGCCCCGACGCATCTCCGACGTGGTCTACCGCACCCTCAAGCGCACCGACACCACCGCCTCCCAGACGAGTGACCACAAGATGGCCATGGCGGCTTGA
- a CDS encoding alpha/beta hydrolase gives MLFRLVSLLPTSVQGRFLRHYFEWVHHVPDPWRYDTAPYEIDKYEMTLQHVPRRAYRRILDVGCSEGAFTRRLADAYPGAECWGVDISDRAVSRAATKASGAARFAALDFLNKDPGGTFDLVICAETLYYTGRGERLRSVFGRFRSFMEPGAVLVLVHEWPEARRLYRHLDENPGFRKVSEHPYEHPVRPYAVTVYERVEPGSATAAHASRSRSLPFRALLPAVALAVGTAAAGRPVVDELPLPPAFSAPALQDRYERHAWPGRQFLALSRKGDGQAIEVVGDLAGAARVIVYVPGSGQSLASFDHSPESPGRAAHALYDEAARSGPGTAVIGWLGYDTPDLVNPEIATSWPADRGAERLRSFLSALPPNVRISLVCHSYGSVVCGRAVAGLPVHDLIVTGSPGLGVRKVSDLRTRARVWAALGSNDDVFRPGVLIGPFGFGTDPVSAEFGAQVIDGGDARHHTYLTPGSPTLARIAHIAVTGTERAA, from the coding sequence ATGCTCTTCCGACTCGTTTCGCTTCTTCCCACCTCCGTTCAGGGTCGCTTCCTCCGCCACTACTTCGAGTGGGTTCATCATGTCCCTGACCCGTGGCGATATGACACAGCGCCATATGAGATCGACAAGTATGAGATGACGTTGCAGCACGTGCCCCGCCGTGCCTACCGCCGGATTCTGGACGTGGGATGCAGCGAAGGGGCATTCACTCGCCGACTGGCGGATGCATACCCGGGCGCAGAGTGCTGGGGGGTGGACATCTCGGATCGGGCGGTCAGCCGGGCGGCGACGAAGGCAAGCGGGGCGGCGAGATTCGCGGCGCTGGATTTCCTCAACAAGGATCCCGGCGGCACCTTCGACCTGGTCATCTGCGCCGAAACGTTGTACTACACGGGTCGCGGCGAACGGCTACGCTCGGTCTTCGGGCGGTTCCGCTCGTTCATGGAGCCGGGCGCGGTCCTGGTCCTGGTGCACGAATGGCCCGAGGCCCGCCGCCTCTACCGGCACCTCGACGAGAACCCGGGCTTCCGCAAGGTGAGCGAGCACCCGTACGAGCACCCGGTGCGCCCGTACGCCGTCACCGTGTACGAACGGGTGGAGCCCGGCTCGGCTACGGCGGCGCATGCCTCTCGTTCGCGTTCGCTGCCCTTCCGAGCGCTGCTGCCGGCCGTCGCGCTCGCCGTGGGAACAGCTGCCGCCGGCCGGCCGGTGGTGGACGAGTTGCCTCTTCCGCCCGCCTTCAGCGCTCCCGCGCTCCAGGACCGCTACGAACGCCACGCGTGGCCCGGCCGCCAGTTTCTGGCGTTGAGCCGCAAGGGCGACGGCCAGGCGATCGAGGTCGTGGGAGATCTCGCCGGTGCGGCGAGGGTCATCGTCTACGTGCCCGGCTCCGGGCAGAGCCTGGCCTCCTTCGACCACTCCCCGGAAAGTCCCGGGCGAGCGGCCCACGCGCTCTACGACGAGGCCGCCAGGTCGGGGCCGGGGACCGCGGTGATCGGCTGGCTGGGGTACGACACGCCGGACCTCGTCAACCCGGAGATCGCCACCAGCTGGCCGGCCGACCGGGGGGCCGAGCGGCTGAGGTCCTTCCTCTCCGCGCTGCCACCGAATGTACGGATCAGCCTGGTCTGCCACAGCTATGGCTCCGTGGTCTGCGGTCGCGCCGTCGCGGGATTACCGGTCCACGACCTCATCGTCACCGGCAGTCCCGGCCTGGGCGTCAGAAAGGTCTCGGACCTGCGTACGCGGGCACGGGTCTGGGCGGCGCTCGGCAGCAACGACGACGTGTTCCGCCCCGGCGTGCTCATCGGACCGTTCGGGTTCGGCACCGATCCGGTGAGTGCCGAGTTCGGCGCGCAGGTCATCGATGGCGGCGATGCCCGGCATCACACGTACCTCACGCCAGGCAGCCCGACCTTGGCGCGGATCGCCCACATCGCGGTGACGGGGACCGAGCGTGCAGCGTGA
- a CDS encoding acyltransferase family protein gives MQREQRIDVLLATSITTGVLGQWLVTSYDVADGLHVASPLMALPEWAPATWLLQTLPVFFFASGYAHGQSSSPPRLRKMLIFLLAWTAGTAVLSVNGFSLATIGEIVGTAFQPLWFLVPYLLLTAISPWLRRAVLRYGWTTALVPAVCVALVDFVRFTWPSSGWLGYVNAVSAWAVPFLLGLAWRQGRINGAWLLGGGGMLAAALIALGDYPTSMVDVPGAPMSNVAPPTAALLAFGCAQCGLAALAGDRLGRRTAGSRITVVISDAAFPLFLWHQTALALISLVTVRLGPVAGLTSPPTSATWLTLRLAWMPVCAMTLIGLLVLTRPANPRRRLPRGRRL, from the coding sequence GTGCAGCGTGAGCAGCGAATCGACGTGCTGCTCGCCACGTCGATCACGACTGGTGTCCTCGGGCAATGGCTCGTCACCTCCTACGACGTCGCAGACGGCCTGCACGTGGCGAGCCCGCTCATGGCCCTGCCGGAGTGGGCGCCCGCCACCTGGCTGCTGCAGACCCTGCCCGTGTTCTTCTTCGCAAGCGGATACGCGCATGGACAGTCCTCAAGTCCGCCGCGCCTGAGAAAGATGCTGATCTTCCTGCTCGCCTGGACCGCGGGCACGGCCGTCCTGTCGGTCAACGGGTTCTCCCTCGCCACCATCGGGGAGATTGTCGGGACTGCGTTCCAGCCGCTGTGGTTCCTGGTGCCGTACCTCCTGCTGACCGCGATCTCTCCATGGCTGCGCCGGGCGGTGCTGCGCTACGGCTGGACGACGGCCCTCGTTCCCGCGGTCTGCGTGGCCCTCGTCGACTTCGTCCGCTTCACCTGGCCCTCGTCGGGATGGCTGGGCTACGTCAACGCGGTCTCGGCCTGGGCGGTGCCGTTCCTCCTGGGCCTGGCGTGGAGGCAGGGCCGTATCAACGGGGCATGGCTGCTCGGCGGGGGCGGGATGCTCGCGGCGGCACTGATCGCCCTCGGCGATTACCCCACCAGCATGGTGGACGTGCCCGGCGCGCCGATGTCGAATGTCGCACCGCCGACTGCGGCCCTTCTGGCCTTTGGCTGCGCGCAGTGCGGGCTCGCCGCATTGGCCGGCGACCGGCTCGGCCGCCGCACCGCAGGATCCAGGATCACGGTCGTGATCAGCGACGCCGCGTTCCCGCTCTTCCTCTGGCATCAGACGGCGCTCGCCCTCATCTCGCTGGTCACGGTCCGGCTTGGACCGGTCGCCGGGCTGACCAGCCCGCCGACCAGTGCAACCTGGCTGACACTGCGGCTGGCCTGGATGCCGGTCTGCGCGATGACACTGATCGGGCTGCTGGTGCTGACACGCCCGGCGAATCCCCGACGGCGATTGCCTCGCGGCCGCCGCCTGTGA
- a CDS encoding sensor histidine kinase: protein MISTIWRNRPWVSDAATAALVLAAELGGFPQAGLDVRVVLIAVGAAGLMVVRRRYPIVVAGLVGVLYVVGAQPSSYDAPVSAMLIALYTVGRYTPAPASIAMATLAVVGGWVVHNLSGALAGSSPVMILPLALTPAFPVAAGHIVRLQAELSHRREQQIAEHAVRAERRRIARELHDVIAHHVSVVGLYMGVARRTIPTDPERAQLALLTGEGTARQAMTEMRRLLDVLRTDGEPIENQAGVGIRRLPTLIEESGNATLEVSGEAVELPTTVDHAVYRIVQEALTNTRKHAAGARTRVRLAYLPDLVEVEINDDGRARPGAVRPGLGLAGMAERVSLCGGEIHAGPSREGGFTVHVRIPLPEKM from the coding sequence ATGATCAGCACGATCTGGAGGAACCGCCCCTGGGTGTCAGACGCCGCGACGGCCGCGCTGGTGCTGGCGGCGGAGCTCGGCGGCTTCCCCCAGGCGGGGTTGGACGTCAGGGTGGTGTTGATCGCGGTGGGGGCGGCGGGATTGATGGTGGTGCGGCGGCGGTATCCGATCGTCGTGGCCGGGCTTGTCGGCGTGCTTTACGTGGTGGGCGCGCAGCCGTCCTCCTACGATGCGCCGGTCAGCGCCATGCTCATCGCTCTTTACACCGTGGGCAGATATACCCCGGCGCCTGCCTCGATCGCCATGGCGACGCTGGCCGTGGTCGGCGGCTGGGTGGTCCACAACTTGTCTGGGGCGCTCGCGGGCAGCTCGCCCGTGATGATCCTGCCCCTCGCGCTGACCCCGGCGTTCCCGGTAGCGGCCGGGCACATCGTGCGCCTGCAAGCCGAGTTATCCCACCGGCGTGAGCAGCAGATCGCCGAGCACGCGGTACGTGCCGAACGCCGCCGCATCGCCCGCGAGTTGCACGACGTGATCGCCCACCATGTCAGCGTCGTCGGCCTCTACATGGGTGTGGCCAGGCGGACGATCCCGACCGACCCGGAACGTGCCCAGCTCGCCCTGCTCACCGGTGAGGGCACCGCCCGTCAGGCGATGACGGAGATGCGCCGCCTGCTGGACGTGCTGCGTACCGACGGCGAGCCGATCGAGAACCAGGCGGGCGTCGGGATACGGCGACTGCCGACGCTGATCGAGGAGTCGGGCAACGCGACGCTGGAGGTCTCGGGAGAGGCCGTTGAGCTGCCGACGACCGTGGACCACGCGGTCTACCGCATCGTTCAGGAGGCGCTCACCAACACGCGCAAGCACGCAGCGGGGGCCCGGACACGGGTACGGCTGGCGTACCTGCCCGACCTGGTGGAAGTGGAGATCAACGACGACGGGCGGGCGCGGCCCGGCGCCGTCAGGCCGGGGCTCGGGCTGGCGGGGATGGCCGAGCGGGTGTCGCTGTGCGGCGGCGAGATACACGCCGGACCCTCCCGTGAGGGAGGCTTCACCGTACACGTCCGCATCCCACTGCCGGAGAAGATGTGA
- a CDS encoding response regulator, whose protein sequence is MIKVLLVDDHAVVRVGLRLLLDTAPDLTTVGEAADGLDAIRLSHDLRPDVVLMDLHLPGLDGVAATERIISELPEVRVLALSTFDLEEHVVAALRAGASGFLPKDVSPEELIEGIRIVHRGEATVAPRLLLGLIGTFVRPARPRAVVAPAELSLLSERELRVLELIARGLSNAQIAEEVGLSMSTVKNRVSELFAKLGVRDRVQAVIVAYEVGLVTPGDGRP, encoded by the coding sequence GTGATCAAGGTACTGCTCGTGGACGACCACGCGGTGGTCCGCGTGGGGCTGCGCCTGCTGCTCGACACCGCGCCCGACCTGACCACGGTGGGCGAGGCGGCCGACGGACTTGACGCGATACGCCTCAGCCATGACCTGCGTCCCGACGTCGTGCTGATGGACCTGCACCTGCCCGGCCTGGACGGGGTGGCCGCCACTGAGCGGATCATCTCCGAGCTGCCGGAGGTCAGGGTGCTGGCATTGAGCACGTTCGATCTGGAGGAGCACGTGGTCGCGGCACTGCGGGCCGGGGCATCCGGGTTCCTGCCCAAAGACGTGTCGCCGGAGGAACTGATCGAGGGCATCCGGATCGTGCACCGGGGCGAGGCGACGGTGGCACCTCGGCTGCTGCTCGGCCTGATCGGCACGTTCGTGCGCCCGGCCCGCCCGCGTGCGGTCGTGGCCCCCGCGGAGTTGTCCCTTCTGAGCGAGCGCGAGCTGCGGGTGCTGGAGCTCATCGCGCGCGGCCTGTCCAACGCGCAGATCGCGGAGGAGGTGGGGCTGTCGATGTCGACGGTGAAGAACCGCGTGAGCGAGCTGTTCGCCAAGCTGGGAGTACGAGACCGGGTCCAAGCAGTGATCGTCGCCTACGAGGTCGGGCTGGTCACGCCAGGCGACGGGCGTCCGTAG
- a CDS encoding IS110 family transposase yields the protein MSTARTSAFATAVTRTDTPSQPDLTSHCGRATPIPGCGVLGAATIIGETAGVHRFRSKAAFARFTGTAPIPVWSGNSSRVRLNRGGNRRLNSALHMIAVTQTRGVGPGKAYVERLMAEGKTRTEAVRLLPRRISDVVYRTLKRTDTTASQTSDHKMAMAA from the coding sequence ATGTCGACCGCGAGAACCAGCGCATTTGCCACAGCCGTCACCAGGACGGATACACCCTCACAGCCTGATCTAACCAGTCACTGCGGAAGAGCTACACCCATCCCGGGGTGTGGCGTGCTCGGCGCGGCGACCATCATCGGGGAGACCGCGGGCGTGCACCGTTTCCGGTCCAAGGCGGCCTTCGCCCGCTTCACCGGAACCGCGCCCATCCCGGTCTGGTCGGGCAACAGCAGCCGAGTACGGCTCAACCGTGGCGGCAATCGGCGGTTGAACTCAGCGCTGCACATGATCGCCGTGACCCAGACGCGTGGCGTCGGCCCGGGCAAGGCCTACGTCGAGCGCCTGATGGCCGAGGGCAAGACCCGCACCGAGGCCGTCCGCCTGCTGCCCCGACGCATCTCCGACGTGGTCTACCGCACCCTCAAGCGCACCGACACCACCGCCTCCCAGACGAGTGACCACAAGATGGCCATGGCGGCTTGA
- a CDS encoding DDE-type integrase/transposase/recombinase codes for MRFWLIDVEKDHHDVSLLARVLGVSRQGYYAWAARQGRGPSARGRRDAELTEQIRRHHQASDEIYGSPRIHGRTARAGWGPGGPQASGPADARRRAGRSEPAQGLRTTVADPCAAAASDLVRRRFCADEPNRIWTADITYVPTWQDFVYLAVVLDVFSRRIVGWAMVEHMRTELVTDALRWRSTSAARTPE; via the coding sequence ATGAGGTTCTGGCTGATCGATGTGGAGAAGGACCACCACGATGTCTCCCTGCTGGCCCGGGTGCTGGGTGTGTCGCGCCAGGGTTACTACGCCTGGGCGGCCCGGCAGGGACGCGGCCCATCGGCACGAGGGCGCCGCGACGCCGAGCTGACCGAGCAGATTCGCCGGCATCACCAGGCCTCTGATGAGATCTACGGGTCGCCGCGCATCCACGGCCGGACTGCGCGAGCTGGATGGGGTCCGGGTGGGCCGCAAGCGAGTGGCCCGGCTGATGCGCGCCGCCGGGCTGGCCGGAGTGAGCCGGCGCAAGGGCTGCGCACCACCGTCGCCGACCCGTGTGCCGCGGCCGCCTCCGATCTGGTCCGGCGCCGGTTCTGCGCCGATGAGCCGAACCGGATCTGGACGGCCGACATCACGTACGTGCCGACCTGGCAGGACTTCGTCTATCTGGCCGTGGTGCTGGATGTGTTCTCCCGCCGGATCGTCGGCTGGGCGATGGTCGAGCACATGCGCACCGAGTTGGTGACCGACGCGCTGCGATGGCGATCCACCAGCGCCGCCCGCACGCCGGAGTGA
- a CDS encoding DoxX family protein: protein MFTAYVIVSVLTIVANVWAAIVDFAGARFVLANQVELGLPTSWIPTLGLLKAAGAAGLVLGLMGVRLLGIAAAIGLVLYFAGAIVAHIRARVLLKIIFPGCYLALAVASLSLAVTQ from the coding sequence GTGTTCACCGCATATGTGATCGTCAGCGTCCTCACGATCGTGGCCAACGTCTGGGCCGCCATCGTTGACTTCGCCGGGGCCAGGTTCGTTCTCGCCAATCAGGTGGAACTGGGCCTTCCCACGTCCTGGATCCCTACGCTCGGCCTGCTCAAGGCCGCTGGAGCCGCCGGGCTGGTTCTCGGGCTCATGGGCGTTCGGCTCCTCGGCATCGCCGCCGCGATCGGGCTCGTCCTGTACTTTGCCGGCGCCATCGTCGCCCACATCCGCGCCCGCGTGCTCCTCAAGATCATATTTCCCGGATGCTATCTCGCGCTGGCAGTCGCCTCCCTTTCCCTGGCCGTGACGCAATAA